The nucleotide sequence TAATTAACTCCAATAGCAAAGGTACCTCCAGGTTTTAAACTAAATATATCAGGAACAAGTCCCTCTTCAGTAGGTTGTCCATTTATTTGAACCTTTGTTATCATCTGCTTGCCATTGACATATACCTTGGCTTTTCCTTTATCTACTACTATCACTACATGATACCACTTTTCTGTCTGTAGATTTTCACTAAAAAGCCCATCGTACCAAATATTTTTCACATCATCTCTTGCCCATAATAGAGTTCCTTGAGGCCATCCAAAAGGAACAAAACTAATCCAGCGAAATGCATTTTGGGGATCAATGTAGACTCCAAAGAAAGTGGTAGTATGCATTGTGAATTTTTCAATATAAACCCAAAAAGAAACACTATAGTCATAATCTTTAATCAAGTCATCAGGTAGAAGTACTCCCCTTTGTCCTGGTAATAATACTGCCTTTCCTATCACTCCATCAGTAAACTCAATAGATGAAGCAGATATAGGAATCCTTACTCCTGTTGGCTTTCCTTCAGGAAATTTTCCTGTGGC is from Dictyoglomus sp. and encodes:
- a CDS encoding LamG domain-containing protein, whose translation is MLKKLILFSFIFSLVVSIGFSQISSFDPNKDLIAYFPFEGNLKDATGKFPEGKPTGVRIPISASSIEFTDGVIGKAVLLPGQRGVLLPDDLIKDYDYSVSFWVYIEKFTMHTTTFFGVYIDPQNAFRWISFVPFGWPQGTLLWARDDVKNIWYDGLFSENLQTEKWYHVVIVVDKGKAKVYVNGKQMITKVQINGQPTEEGLVPDIFSLKPGGTFAIGVNYWDPALRGKFDELRIYDRALSESEVLALYNLR